Part of the Pieris brassicae chromosome 11, ilPieBrab1.1, whole genome shotgun sequence genome, AGAGAATATTACATTACCTTCTTTTCTAGGAACTCTTGTGACAACTAATTCTGCGTcagttttattcattaaaatattgtacaactCGAAAGCATCCTCGGTGTTATGAAGCATTACTTTTGTTAGTAAGCTTGTCATGTAAACAGGTCGATATTGTAAAGTCCAAGGTGACATAGATGATCCACTTTGTAATATAGCTCTATGAAAGAGACCTTTTGACATAGGTGAAAGAATATGAAACGAAACTGAGGAAGAGCCAGCGCTTTCACCAAACAAAGTAACGTTATCTGGGTCTCCACCAAAAGCTTTTATATTTCGCTGCACCCATTGCAAGGCCGCTACTTGATCTTTCATACCAGCATTGCCGGGCGCTTCTTTGATACccaaacaaacaaaacctTGAATgtttaatctataatttattgtgaccAGAATGACGCCCTTGTTTATAAGATTATTGGGCCCATATATGGCGCTATTTCCGGAACCTTCGGAATATCCACCTCCGTGTATGTAAACCATTACTGGTAAATTAGAGCCTGCATCTGCCTTAACTGGAGTGTAAACGTTAAGGGTCAAGCAGTCTACCTGGCCAACAACAAGGGCATTACCGATCCTTTGTGGACATcgaatattttcataaatcgCTTCAAATATACCGTCCCAAGAAGGTTCAGGACCAGGTTTCTGAAATAGTTACGTTAACACTATCaggttattatattattaatcatgCTTAAAATGCAAGCcaattaattactattattactaaacaAAGTACACTGGGAAtagtattattgtaattttctttttttttataaaaattataccatGTTAATAAATCTAGATTTGTATTCTTTATGAAATttccatatattatttatttattaacttacaCACAAGAATATAATTACGATAAAGCTTGTTTttgataaatgtattaatgtaGTACTCGTGTAGAagcctatttaattaattgtgcTTACCCGAAACCTTTGCGTGATTAAAGCGTAAGGTATGCCATTGTAGTGCAAATGCGTGCCGTCTGGGGACACAGATCCTCGCAAAATCCCCGAAGAAATACGAAGTGGCAGTGTGGGCTGGCGCACAAAACCTGCCAACCACATTGACCAAAGCACTAACCACCGCCACCCCATTTTGAACTACACTATGAGAAAAGCTCACTTCTCATGCGGTGGTGGTGTTCCGAGTAACAGAtgcgtaaaataaatataacattagaaaataatacgtCATTAAATGATTGACGTCGCAGTGCAGGAGGAAATTGAGTTAGAATCAACGTTACGACAGCGTTACTGAGGATATGACTAAAAACATTCGAAATTACATTAATCAAACGCTATCATAGTATCACAGTCAGGTCATTGTAAGACACAATTACgcgaaaaatattgtacagaCGACACCTTATCtgagtaataaatttataattataataatacgtaCGTGTTCACGACACGATAAAACTATACTGTATAATGTTTTCTAActacgtaaatatatatagcattGAATTCTAAGACGCGTGTTAATCACGGTAGTTCAAGATTTATATACTAGATATTATAGATACAATTACATAATTGATCACCGTTGTAACATTAGAACACCACAATGCTCCACTGAATACTCAATCAGAACACTCTTGCATTACCTGTACGCACTGTCAAAAGTAAAGATGGCGCCTGGACCCCACTCTAGGCATTTGCTCTGGTCTGATTGCTCCTAACAATATTCgtacttttgtttattacatattaattccaaactattaaataataacaaaacaaatcaaataaaattatgattcgtaataaaagaaatttcaTCAAACCAaagcaacaataaaaatcaacgcTCAATTCACTCGATAATAACATCATTTATCTTAATCGCGCCCTACAAAGTTAACCTAATCAATAGCAGATCGCCAAAGCGTATGTAATAAGCCACAGACATTAAGAGAATATTTGTTGAAAGTATTCATAACTTACTGCCGGTCTATAAATCCCACAGTTTTTAGTTTATCGAAGGGTTAAGTCGCCTGTAACCATTAATGCACGTAATAGCCTCAGTAACATATGCATTATGAGGGGGTTTTGGAAAATTTATGGCAATCTCAGGTTGGGTTGCTATACTGATGAAAATTGTGAGATTTGTTGGATaactaaatgtattttagttttaataccTCTAGAGTAGTTATGGCATAGTGACTCTCGGTACTGAGGTCGTATGTTCAATCCCTGGCTGTGATCCCTAGATCGAAACGGATTTAAGACCATAtatggttgtagcgccactggattataatttaataatcattcttatatcaatggcgctacaaccgttttaggtctgggccccttttttgggtctaaggcaagccggtttcctcaagatgttttccttcaccgttcgagctaatgttaaatgcgcacatagaaagaaaatccattggtacacagccggggatcgaacctacgacctcagggatgagagtcgctcgctgaagccactaggccaacactgctcttgagCAAAAGCATTCTCAGcacgtttaatataatatataaacaaggaATTTCAAGACTTAGCCAATAATTgctgaaatattaatacacaaaatCTTAATAACAGATAGATTATGATTACGACCCaggtatttttcatttaaattcgttaaggaataattttcataggcttaatatacttttaatattgaaaaattagtTCTTCGTGAACATTTTATAGGTTTAATAAAGTCTTTacgataatattaatgaaagtGAAAATTTGTACTCAGACATTGTTGTTTTTGCAAAAGAATTTtcgtgttaattttttaagaatataattCACGTAGGTCCTATTTACTgtattattaagaattttttgcCCAAGAATAAAagatataacaattttatatcttattaattttctaataattgtaatgataCTTAATGTACATCATCATTTATCATTACAATTATCAATTCTCATGAAACAaccaatataattatacttgCATACTTTACAATCcagcatttataataaaatcatattagtatttagtattttttaaatatgtagttattaaaatcttaattacCTACTTATGGTAACTCATGgaaatttattgcaataagattatacatattacaatattGATCAACACAAGCCACCCTCGTTTTGATTAGCTTTacgaattattttcataataatttgattaaatccCTTAAATGATAACCACGTAATATTggaatagtttatttaaaaatcgagCACAATACATCTTCACACATAAGCCGAGGCCCATAAAGATTAACCGCACTATTCAATACGCAGCTTAAAATCCCGGGAACG contains:
- the LOC123716429 gene encoding esterase E4-like isoform X1 — protein: MGWRWLVLWSMWLAGFVRQPTLPLRISSGILRGSVSPDGTHLHYNGIPYALITQRFRKPGPEPSWDGIFEAIYENIRCPQRIGNALVVGQVDCLTLNVYTPVKADAGSNLPVMVYIHGGGYSEGSGNSAIYGPNNLINKGVILVTINYRLNIQGFVCLGIKEAPGNAGMKDQVAALQWVQRNIKAFGGDPDNVTLFGESAGSSSVSFHILSPMSKGLFHRAILQSGSSMSPWTLQYRPVYMTSLLTKVMLHNTEDAFELYNILMNKTDAELVVTRVPRKEGNVIFSELLYVPCVEEEIEGEEAFLTEHPHDIFVKGNYNKVPVMIGMNSDEGLFFAAMENNTVIHKIDIIKSLPKDLLITSDKERCEVGNMLKKFYMIEDNIPSSNFLNLAKFHGEIFFTYPTIQETEFYLKTNNEPVYSYIFNYSGNRNFLKKSLGEPFSSAPGATHIDELFYIFSQYLIPDLFENQMIEKMTTMWTNFAKYGEPTPETTELLPIKWHPSTKASPHSLVIDSQFSIVPMGTSESIKYLKRIYAKYRRKKTRDL
- the LOC123716429 gene encoding esterase FE4-like isoform X2 translates to MGWRWLVLWSMWLAGFVRQPTLPLRISSGILRGSVSPDGTHLHYNGIPYALITQRFRKPGPEPSWDGIFEAIYENIRCPQRIGNALVVGQVDCLTLNVYTPVKADAGSNLPVMVYIHGGGYSEGSGNSAIYGPNNLINKGVILVTINYRLNIQGFVCLGIKEAPGNAGMKDQVAALQWVQRNIKAFGGDPDNVTLFGESAGSSSVSFHILSPMSKGLFHRAILQSGSSMSPWTLQYRPVYMTSLLTKVMLHNTEDAFELYNILMNKTDAELVVTRVPRKEGNVIFSELLYVPCVEEEIEGEEAFLTEHPHDIFVKGNYNKVPVMIGMNSDEGLFFAAMENNTWQQKLPKEITWRTVL